One part of the Malus sylvestris chromosome 2, drMalSylv7.2, whole genome shotgun sequence genome encodes these proteins:
- the LOC126586359 gene encoding uncharacterized protein LOC126586359 isoform X6: protein MASLRPTFSSTIPHFFKVILDDTSRDTKLKVPMKFVMKYGEELSSPVYLRLPCGSEWEIELRRCNGEVWFEKGWPEFSKFYSLDYAFWLVFGYEGNSRFHVFIFDRSCTEVDYPIKLPDKEKTDYEDDESVEILDDFPTSRRRKGERYSSLPCPLPPKKKGKSYSRMHPLTEKDKAIALQRAIAFKSEKPHFKVAMQPSYIFGNLVLPAGFAKRHLMHQPHGNAILRLPDGGTWCVKLKLYKQQKVRFKRGWLEFVRDNNLKTGDVCVFILIKGIELAFEVVFYRGTEAANCSLSPGGHAKGARAMDQVNWEIGTSGSRDPYAGKECSGGLNLETGYEDHDDKSFDILDDLCPRKSRDKSLVMPKLEETDKHDDDSNCDISRDSDEVQDDPTIPEEEETDYEDDDSVKILDDFSPCPRKTREKFPLPCLHKKMRTCSSSKAAECNTNFPATKTQPYEIKKSFRSKDSYCSKSEVKREGDFSTMKEVGGLSSSQIFRKRTLDVLGREHSLTKSEIALALQRANAFKSEYPSFPVAIQPAYIHSSYLGLPYEFVRTHLNKQRSSNVILQILDGSTWPVTFKYDATPRFQNGWSVFARENNLKVGDLCVFELVNHNELTFEVVFFRATEAKMCSSSAGHGGGAIDQVEIKRRSICKVKSGYENGEYTKLKISDQVTQTPSCLKASRVLEAANNFIPKNPFFRATLGPTSKTHVPVKVAMRFPLRKAQTTTLQVGEHSGL from the exons ATGGCTTCTTTACGGCCAACATTTTCATCTACAATaccccattttttcaaagttatTCTTGATGACACATCGAGAGACACCAAACTT AAAGTTCCGATGAAATTTGTGATGAAATATGGAGAAGAGTTATCAAGTCCAGTATATCTTAGACTTCCATGTGGTTCAGAATGGGAAATAGAACTGAGAAGATGTAATGGTGAGGTTTGGTTTGAGAAGGGTTGGCCGGAGTTCTCCAAGTTTTACTCTCTTGACTACGCTTTTTGGCTTGTTTTCGGGTATGAAGGGAATTCAAGATTCCACGTCTTCATATTCGATAGAAGTTGCACAGAAGTTGACTATCCCATAAAATTGCCGGACAAGGAAAAAACCGATTACGAAGATGACGAGTCGGTTGAAATCTTGGATGATTTTCCCACAAGCCGAAGAAGAAAAGGGGAGAGATATTCATCTTTACCATGTCCTTTGCCTCcgaagaaaaaaggaaagagcTATTCAAGGATGCATCCATTGACTGAAAAAGATAAAGCTATAGCTCTTCAGAGAGCAATTGCTTTCAAATCTGAAAAGCCTCACTTCAAAGTTGCCATGCAGCCCTCCTACATATTCGGCAATTTG GTTTTGCCGGCGGGGTTTGCCAAGAGACATCTTATGCATCAGCCTCATGGTAATGCCATCCTTCGTCTTCCTGACGGAGGAACTTGGTGTGTTAAACTCAAATTATATAAACAACAGAAAGTACGATTCAAGCGTGGTTGGTTGGAATTTGTAAGGGACAATAATTTGAAAACTGgagatgtgtgtgtgtttatctTGATTAAGGGCATTGAACTTGCATTTGAAGTTGTCTTTTACCGGGGTACAGAAGCTGCAAACTGCTCCTTGTCTCCAG GCGGCCATGCCAAAGGAGCTAGAGCTATGGATCAAGTAAATTGGGAAATTGGCACGTCTGGCTCTCGTGATCCTTATGCTGGAAAGGAATGCAGTGGAGGCTTGAATTTGGAAACTGGTTATGAAGACCATGATGATAAATCTTTCGATATCTTGGATGATCTGTGCCCGAGAAAATCAAGGGATAAATCACTGGTAATGCCCAAGTTGGAAGAAACTGATAAACATGATGATGATTCTAATTGTGATATTAGTAGAGATTCTGATGAAGTACAAGACGATCCAACAATACCTGAGGAGGAAGAAACAGATTATGAAGATGATGACTCGGTCAAAATCTTGGACGACTTTTCACCCTGccctagaaaaacaagggagaAATTTCCATTACCATGTCTACACAAGAAAATGAGAACATGTTCGAGTAGTAAAGCAGCGGAATGCAACACCAACTTCCCAGCAACAAAGACTCAACCTTATGAAATCAAGAAGTCATTCAGAAGCAAAGACTCATATTGCTCTAAATCAGAAGTGAAAA GAGAAGGTGATTTTTCCACAATGAAAGAAGTTGGAGGCTTGTCTAGCAGTCAAATATTCCGAAAACGAACACTTGATGTTCTTGGGAGGGAACATTCATTGACCAAAAGCGAAATAGCTCTGGCTCTTCAGAGAGCCAATGCTTTCAAATCTGAATACCCTTCATTTCCGGTTGCCATTCAACCAGCTTATATCCATAGTAGTTATCTG GGTTTGCCATATGAGTTTGTGAGGACACATCTTAACAAGCAGCGTTCAAGTAACGTAATCCTTCAGATTTTAGATGGAAGCACCTGGCCAGTTACTTTCAAATATGATGCAACACCTCGATTTCAGAATGGTTGGTCAGTGTTTGCAAGGGAAAACAACTTGAAAGTTGGTGATTTATGTGTTTTTGAATTGGTTAACCACAATGAACTTACATTTGAAGTTGTCTTTTTCCGCGCCACAGAAGCTAAAATGTGCTCCTCGTCAGCAG GCCATGGAGGAGGAGCAATTGATCAAGTTGAAATAAAGAGAAGGTCCATATGTAAAGTCAAATCAGGTTATGAAAATG GAGAGTACACAAAGTTAAAGATTTCTGATCAGGTTACTCAAACGCCTTCATGTTTGAAGGCTTCAAGGGTTCTTGAAGCTGCCAacaatttcatcccaaaaaaTCCTTTCTTTAGAGCCACTTTGGGGCCAACATCCAAGACA CATGTACCAGTGAAGGTTGCCATGAGATTCCCCCTACGAAAGGCGCAAACCACGACCCTTCAGGTCGGAGAGCATTCTGGCCTGTGA
- the LOC126586359 gene encoding uncharacterized protein LOC126586359 isoform X4, producing the protein MASLRPTFSSTIPHFFKVILDDTSRDTKLKVPMKFVMKYGEELSSPVYLRLPCGSEWEIELRRCNGEVWFEKGWPEFSKFYSLDYAFWLVFGYEGNSRFHVFIFDRSCTEVDYPIKLPDKEKTDYEDDESVEILDDFPTSRRRKGERYSSLPCPLPPKKKGKSYSRMHPLTEKDKAIALQRAIAFKSEKPHFKVAMQPSYIFGNLVLPAGFAKRHLMHQPHGNAILRLPDGGTWCVKLKLYKQQKVRFKRGWLEFVRDNNLKTGDVCVFILIKGIELAFEVVFYRGTEAANCSLSPGGHAKGARAMDQVNWEIGTSGSRDPYAGKECSGGLNLETGYEDHDDKSFDILDDLCPRKSRDKSLVMPKLEETDKHDDDSNCDISRDSDEVQDDPTIPEEEETDYEDDDSVKILDDFSPCPRKTREKFPLPCLHKKMRTCSSSKAAECNTNFPATKTQPYEIKKSFRSKDSYCSKSEVKREGDFSTMKEVGGLSSSQIFRKRTLDVLGREHSLTKSEIALALQRANAFKSEYPSFPVAIQPAYIHSSYLGLPYEFVRTHLNKQRSSNVILQILDGSTWPVTFKYDATPRFQNGWSVFARENNLKVGDLCVFELVNHNELTFEVVFFRATEAKMCSSSAGHGGGAIDQVEIKRRSICKVKSGYENGEYTKLKISDQVTQTPSCLKASRVLEAANNFIPKNPFFRATLGPTSKTVVHVPVKVAMRFPLRKAQTTTLQVGEHSGL; encoded by the exons ATGGCTTCTTTACGGCCAACATTTTCATCTACAATaccccattttttcaaagttatTCTTGATGACACATCGAGAGACACCAAACTT AAAGTTCCGATGAAATTTGTGATGAAATATGGAGAAGAGTTATCAAGTCCAGTATATCTTAGACTTCCATGTGGTTCAGAATGGGAAATAGAACTGAGAAGATGTAATGGTGAGGTTTGGTTTGAGAAGGGTTGGCCGGAGTTCTCCAAGTTTTACTCTCTTGACTACGCTTTTTGGCTTGTTTTCGGGTATGAAGGGAATTCAAGATTCCACGTCTTCATATTCGATAGAAGTTGCACAGAAGTTGACTATCCCATAAAATTGCCGGACAAGGAAAAAACCGATTACGAAGATGACGAGTCGGTTGAAATCTTGGATGATTTTCCCACAAGCCGAAGAAGAAAAGGGGAGAGATATTCATCTTTACCATGTCCTTTGCCTCcgaagaaaaaaggaaagagcTATTCAAGGATGCATCCATTGACTGAAAAAGATAAAGCTATAGCTCTTCAGAGAGCAATTGCTTTCAAATCTGAAAAGCCTCACTTCAAAGTTGCCATGCAGCCCTCCTACATATTCGGCAATTTG GTTTTGCCGGCGGGGTTTGCCAAGAGACATCTTATGCATCAGCCTCATGGTAATGCCATCCTTCGTCTTCCTGACGGAGGAACTTGGTGTGTTAAACTCAAATTATATAAACAACAGAAAGTACGATTCAAGCGTGGTTGGTTGGAATTTGTAAGGGACAATAATTTGAAAACTGgagatgtgtgtgtgtttatctTGATTAAGGGCATTGAACTTGCATTTGAAGTTGTCTTTTACCGGGGTACAGAAGCTGCAAACTGCTCCTTGTCTCCAG GCGGCCATGCCAAAGGAGCTAGAGCTATGGATCAAGTAAATTGGGAAATTGGCACGTCTGGCTCTCGTGATCCTTATGCTGGAAAGGAATGCAGTGGAGGCTTGAATTTGGAAACTGGTTATGAAGACCATGATGATAAATCTTTCGATATCTTGGATGATCTGTGCCCGAGAAAATCAAGGGATAAATCACTGGTAATGCCCAAGTTGGAAGAAACTGATAAACATGATGATGATTCTAATTGTGATATTAGTAGAGATTCTGATGAAGTACAAGACGATCCAACAATACCTGAGGAGGAAGAAACAGATTATGAAGATGATGACTCGGTCAAAATCTTGGACGACTTTTCACCCTGccctagaaaaacaagggagaAATTTCCATTACCATGTCTACACAAGAAAATGAGAACATGTTCGAGTAGTAAAGCAGCGGAATGCAACACCAACTTCCCAGCAACAAAGACTCAACCTTATGAAATCAAGAAGTCATTCAGAAGCAAAGACTCATATTGCTCTAAATCAGAAGTGAAAA GAGAAGGTGATTTTTCCACAATGAAAGAAGTTGGAGGCTTGTCTAGCAGTCAAATATTCCGAAAACGAACACTTGATGTTCTTGGGAGGGAACATTCATTGACCAAAAGCGAAATAGCTCTGGCTCTTCAGAGAGCCAATGCTTTCAAATCTGAATACCCTTCATTTCCGGTTGCCATTCAACCAGCTTATATCCATAGTAGTTATCTG GGTTTGCCATATGAGTTTGTGAGGACACATCTTAACAAGCAGCGTTCAAGTAACGTAATCCTTCAGATTTTAGATGGAAGCACCTGGCCAGTTACTTTCAAATATGATGCAACACCTCGATTTCAGAATGGTTGGTCAGTGTTTGCAAGGGAAAACAACTTGAAAGTTGGTGATTTATGTGTTTTTGAATTGGTTAACCACAATGAACTTACATTTGAAGTTGTCTTTTTCCGCGCCACAGAAGCTAAAATGTGCTCCTCGTCAGCAG GCCATGGAGGAGGAGCAATTGATCAAGTTGAAATAAAGAGAAGGTCCATATGTAAAGTCAAATCAGGTTATGAAAATG GAGAGTACACAAAGTTAAAGATTTCTGATCAGGTTACTCAAACGCCTTCATGTTTGAAGGCTTCAAGGGTTCTTGAAGCTGCCAacaatttcatcccaaaaaaTCCTTTCTTTAGAGCCACTTTGGGGCCAACATCCAAGACAGTGGTA CATGTACCAGTGAAGGTTGCCATGAGATTCCCCCTACGAAAGGCGCAAACCACGACCCTTCAGGTCGGAGAGCATTCTGGCCTGTGA
- the LOC126586359 gene encoding uncharacterized protein LOC126586359 isoform X5, whose protein sequence is MASLRPTFSSTIPHFFKVILDDTSRDTKLKVPMKFVMKYGEELSSPVYLRLPCGSEWEIELRRCNGEVWFEKGWPEFSKFYSLDYAFWLVFGYEGNSRFHVFIFDRSCTEVDYPIKLPDKEKTDYEDDESVEILDDFPTSRRRKGERYSSLPCPLPPKKKGKSYSRMHPLTEKDKAIALQRAIAFKSEKPHFKVAMQPSYIFGNLVLPAGFAKRHLMHQPHGNAILRLPDGGTWCVKLKLYKQQKVRFKRGWLEFVRDNNLKTGDVCVFILIKGIELAFEVVFYRGTEAANCSLSPGGHAKGARAMDQVNWEIGTSGSRDPYAGKECSGGLNLETGYEDHDDKSFDILDDLCPRKSRDKSLVMPKLEETDKHDDDSNCDISRDSDEVQDDPTIPEEEETDYEDDDSVKILDDFSPCPRKTREKFPLPCLHKKMRTCSSSKAAECNTNFPATKTQPYEIKKSFRSKDSYCSKSEVKREGDFSTMKEVGGLSSSQIFRKRTLDVLGREHSLTKSEIALALQRANAFKSEYPSFPVAIQPAYIHSSYLGLPYEFVRTHLNKQRSSNVILQILDGSTWPVTFKYDATPRFQNGWSVFARENNLKVGDLCVFELVNHNELTFEVVFFRATEAKMCSSSAGHGGGAIDQVEIKRRSICKVKSGYENGEYTKLKISDQVTQTPSCLKASRVLEAANNFIPKNPFFRATLGPTSKTVHVPVKVAMRFPLRKAQTTTLQVGEHSGL, encoded by the exons ATGGCTTCTTTACGGCCAACATTTTCATCTACAATaccccattttttcaaagttatTCTTGATGACACATCGAGAGACACCAAACTT AAAGTTCCGATGAAATTTGTGATGAAATATGGAGAAGAGTTATCAAGTCCAGTATATCTTAGACTTCCATGTGGTTCAGAATGGGAAATAGAACTGAGAAGATGTAATGGTGAGGTTTGGTTTGAGAAGGGTTGGCCGGAGTTCTCCAAGTTTTACTCTCTTGACTACGCTTTTTGGCTTGTTTTCGGGTATGAAGGGAATTCAAGATTCCACGTCTTCATATTCGATAGAAGTTGCACAGAAGTTGACTATCCCATAAAATTGCCGGACAAGGAAAAAACCGATTACGAAGATGACGAGTCGGTTGAAATCTTGGATGATTTTCCCACAAGCCGAAGAAGAAAAGGGGAGAGATATTCATCTTTACCATGTCCTTTGCCTCcgaagaaaaaaggaaagagcTATTCAAGGATGCATCCATTGACTGAAAAAGATAAAGCTATAGCTCTTCAGAGAGCAATTGCTTTCAAATCTGAAAAGCCTCACTTCAAAGTTGCCATGCAGCCCTCCTACATATTCGGCAATTTG GTTTTGCCGGCGGGGTTTGCCAAGAGACATCTTATGCATCAGCCTCATGGTAATGCCATCCTTCGTCTTCCTGACGGAGGAACTTGGTGTGTTAAACTCAAATTATATAAACAACAGAAAGTACGATTCAAGCGTGGTTGGTTGGAATTTGTAAGGGACAATAATTTGAAAACTGgagatgtgtgtgtgtttatctTGATTAAGGGCATTGAACTTGCATTTGAAGTTGTCTTTTACCGGGGTACAGAAGCTGCAAACTGCTCCTTGTCTCCAG GCGGCCATGCCAAAGGAGCTAGAGCTATGGATCAAGTAAATTGGGAAATTGGCACGTCTGGCTCTCGTGATCCTTATGCTGGAAAGGAATGCAGTGGAGGCTTGAATTTGGAAACTGGTTATGAAGACCATGATGATAAATCTTTCGATATCTTGGATGATCTGTGCCCGAGAAAATCAAGGGATAAATCACTGGTAATGCCCAAGTTGGAAGAAACTGATAAACATGATGATGATTCTAATTGTGATATTAGTAGAGATTCTGATGAAGTACAAGACGATCCAACAATACCTGAGGAGGAAGAAACAGATTATGAAGATGATGACTCGGTCAAAATCTTGGACGACTTTTCACCCTGccctagaaaaacaagggagaAATTTCCATTACCATGTCTACACAAGAAAATGAGAACATGTTCGAGTAGTAAAGCAGCGGAATGCAACACCAACTTCCCAGCAACAAAGACTCAACCTTATGAAATCAAGAAGTCATTCAGAAGCAAAGACTCATATTGCTCTAAATCAGAAGTGAAAA GAGAAGGTGATTTTTCCACAATGAAAGAAGTTGGAGGCTTGTCTAGCAGTCAAATATTCCGAAAACGAACACTTGATGTTCTTGGGAGGGAACATTCATTGACCAAAAGCGAAATAGCTCTGGCTCTTCAGAGAGCCAATGCTTTCAAATCTGAATACCCTTCATTTCCGGTTGCCATTCAACCAGCTTATATCCATAGTAGTTATCTG GGTTTGCCATATGAGTTTGTGAGGACACATCTTAACAAGCAGCGTTCAAGTAACGTAATCCTTCAGATTTTAGATGGAAGCACCTGGCCAGTTACTTTCAAATATGATGCAACACCTCGATTTCAGAATGGTTGGTCAGTGTTTGCAAGGGAAAACAACTTGAAAGTTGGTGATTTATGTGTTTTTGAATTGGTTAACCACAATGAACTTACATTTGAAGTTGTCTTTTTCCGCGCCACAGAAGCTAAAATGTGCTCCTCGTCAGCAG GCCATGGAGGAGGAGCAATTGATCAAGTTGAAATAAAGAGAAGGTCCATATGTAAAGTCAAATCAGGTTATGAAAATG GAGAGTACACAAAGTTAAAGATTTCTGATCAGGTTACTCAAACGCCTTCATGTTTGAAGGCTTCAAGGGTTCTTGAAGCTGCCAacaatttcatcccaaaaaaTCCTTTCTTTAGAGCCACTTTGGGGCCAACATCCAAGACAGTG CATGTACCAGTGAAGGTTGCCATGAGATTCCCCCTACGAAAGGCGCAAACCACGACCCTTCAGGTCGGAGAGCATTCTGGCCTGTGA
- the LOC126586359 gene encoding uncharacterized protein LOC126586359 isoform X8, with protein sequence MASLRPTFSSTIPHFFKVILDDTSRDTKLKVPMKFVMKYGEELSSPVYLRLPCGSEWEIELRRCNGEVWFEKGWPEFSKFYSLDYAFWLVFGYEGNSRFHVFIFDRSCTEVDYPIKLPDKEKTDYEDDESVEILDDFPTSRRRKGERYSSLPCPLPPKKKRKSYSRMHPLTEKDKAIALQRAIAFKSEKPHFKVAMQPSYIFGNLVLPAGFAKRHLMHQPHGNAILRLPDGGTWCVKLKLYKQQKVRFKRGWLEFVRDNNLKTGDVCVFILIKGIELAFEVVFYRGTEAANCSLSPGGHAKGARAMDQVNWEIGTSGSRDPYAGKECSGGLNLETGYEDHDDKSFDILDDLCPRKSRDKSLVMPKLEETDKHDDDSNCDISRDSDEVQDDPTIPEEEETDYEDDDSVKILDDFSPCPRKTREKFPLPCLHKKMRTCSSSKAAECNTNFPATKTQPYEIKKSFRSKDSYCSKSEVKREGDFSTMKEVGGLSSSQIFRKRTLDVLGREHSLTKSEIALALQRANAFKSEYPSFPVAIQPAYIHSSYLGLPYEFVRTHLNKQRSSNVILQILDGSTWPVTFKYDATPRFQNGWSVFARENNLKVGDLCVFELVNHNELTFEVVFFRATEAKMCSSSAGHGGGAIDQVEIKRRSICKVKSGYENGEYTKLKISDQHVPVKVAMRFPLRKAQTTTLQVGEHSGL encoded by the exons ATGGCTTCTTTACGGCCAACATTTTCATCTACAATaccccattttttcaaagttatTCTTGATGACACATCGAGAGACACCAAACTT AAAGTTCCGATGAAATTTGTGATGAAATATGGAGAAGAGTTATCAAGTCCAGTATATCTTAGACTTCCATGTGGTTCAGAATGGGAAATAGAACTGAGAAGATGTAATGGTGAGGTTTGGTTTGAGAAGGGTTGGCCGGAGTTCTCCAAGTTTTACTCTCTTGACTACGCTTTTTGGCTTGTTTTCGGGTATGAAGGGAATTCAAGATTCCACGTCTTCATATTCGATAGAAGTTGCACAGAAGTTGACTATCCCATAAAATTGCCGGACAAGGAAAAAACCGATTACGAAGATGACGAGTCGGTTGAAATCTTGGATGATTTTCCCACAAGCCGAAGAAGAAAAGGGGAGAGATATTCATCTTTACCATGTCCTTTGCCTccgaagaaaaaaagaaagagctATTCAAGGATGCATCCATTGACTGAAAAAGATAAAGCTATAGCTCTTCAGAGAGCAATTGCTTTCAAATCTGAAAAGCCTCACTTCAAAGTTGCCATGCAGCCCTCCTACATATTCGGCAATTTG GTTTTGCCGGCGGGGTTTGCCAAGAGACATCTTATGCATCAGCCTCATGGTAATGCCATCCTTCGTCTTCCTGACGGAGGAACTTGGTGTGTTAAACTCAAATTATATAAACAACAGAAAGTACGATTCAAGCGTGGTTGGTTGGAATTTGTAAGGGACAATAATTTGAAAACTGgagatgtgtgtgtgtttatctTGATTAAGGGCATTGAACTTGCATTTGAAGTTGTCTTTTACCGGGGTACAGAAGCTGCAAACTGCTCCTTGTCTCCAG GCGGCCATGCCAAAGGAGCTAGAGCTATGGATCAAGTAAATTGGGAAATTGGCACGTCTGGCTCTCGTGATCCTTATGCTGGAAAGGAATGCAGTGGAGGCTTGAATTTGGAAACTGGTTATGAAGACCATGATGATAAATCTTTCGATATCTTGGATGATCTGTGCCCGAGAAAATCAAGGGATAAATCACTGGTAATGCCCAAGTTGGAAGAAACTGATAAACATGATGATGATTCTAATTGTGATATTAGTAGAGATTCTGATGAAGTACAAGACGATCCAACAATACCTGAGGAGGAAGAAACAGATTATGAAGATGATGACTCGGTCAAAATCTTGGACGACTTTTCACCCTGccctagaaaaacaagggagaAATTTCCATTACCATGTCTACACAAGAAAATGAGAACATGTTCGAGTAGTAAAGCAGCGGAATGCAACACCAACTTCCCAGCAACAAAGACTCAACCTTATGAAATCAAGAAGTCATTCAGAAGCAAAGACTCATATTGCTCTAAATCAGAAGTGAAAA GAGAAGGTGATTTTTCCACAATGAAAGAAGTTGGAGGCTTGTCTAGCAGTCAAATATTCCGAAAACGAACACTTGATGTTCTTGGGAGGGAACATTCATTGACCAAAAGCGAAATAGCTCTGGCTCTTCAGAGAGCCAATGCTTTCAAATCTGAATACCCTTCATTTCCGGTTGCCATTCAACCAGCTTATATCCATAGTAGTTATCTG GGTTTGCCATATGAGTTTGTGAGGACACATCTTAACAAGCAGCGTTCAAGTAACGTAATCCTTCAGATTTTAGATGGAAGCACCTGGCCAGTTACTTTCAAATATGATGCAACACCTCGATTTCAGAATGGTTGGTCAGTGTTTGCAAGGGAAAACAACTTGAAAGTTGGTGATTTATGTGTTTTTGAATTGGTTAACCACAATGAACTTACATTTGAAGTTGTCTTTTTCCGCGCCACAGAAGCTAAAATGTGCTCCTCGTCAGCAG GCCATGGAGGAGGAGCAATTGATCAAGTTGAAATAAAGAGAAGGTCCATATGTAAAGTCAAATCAGGTTATGAAAATG GAGAGTACACAAAGTTAAAGATTTCTGATCAG CATGTACCAGTGAAGGTTGCCATGAGATTCCCCCTACGAAAGGCGCAAACCACGACCCTTCAGGTCGGAGAGCATTCTGGCCTGTGA
- the LOC126586359 gene encoding uncharacterized protein LOC126586359 isoform X9: MASLRPTFSSTIPHFFKVILDDTSRDTKLKVPMKFVMKYGEELSSPVYLRLPCGSEWEIELRRCNGEVWFEKGWPEFSKFYSLDYAFWLVFGYEGNSRFHVFIFDRSCTEVDYPIKLPDKEKTDYEDDESVEILDDFPTSRRRKGERYSSLPCPLPPKKKRKSYSRMHPLTEKDKAIALQRAIAFKSEKPHFKVAMQPSYIFGNLVLPAGFAKRHLMHQPHGNAILRLPDGGTWCVKLKLYKQQKVRFKRGWLEFVRDNNLKTGDVCVFILIKGIELAFEVVFYRGTEAANCSLSPGGHAKGARAMDQVNWEIGTSGSRDPYAGKECSGGLNLETGYEDHDDKSFDILDDLCPRKSRDKSLVMPKLEETDKHDDDSNCDISRDSDEVQDDPTIPEEEETDYEDDDSVKILDDFSPCPRKTREKFPLPCLHKKMRTCSSSKAAECNTNFPATKTQPYEIKKSFRSKDSYCSKSEVKREGDFSTMKEVGGLSSSQIFRKRTLDVLGREHSLTKSEIALALQRANAFKSEYPSFPVAIQPAYIHSSYLGLPYEFVRTHLNKQRSSNVILQILDGSTWPVTFKYDATPRFQNGWSVFARENNLKVGDLCVFELVNHNELTFEVVFFRATEAKMCSSSAGHGGGAIDQVEIKRRSICKVKSGYENGVLHS; the protein is encoded by the exons ATGGCTTCTTTACGGCCAACATTTTCATCTACAATaccccattttttcaaagttatTCTTGATGACACATCGAGAGACACCAAACTT AAAGTTCCGATGAAATTTGTGATGAAATATGGAGAAGAGTTATCAAGTCCAGTATATCTTAGACTTCCATGTGGTTCAGAATGGGAAATAGAACTGAGAAGATGTAATGGTGAGGTTTGGTTTGAGAAGGGTTGGCCGGAGTTCTCCAAGTTTTACTCTCTTGACTACGCTTTTTGGCTTGTTTTCGGGTATGAAGGGAATTCAAGATTCCACGTCTTCATATTCGATAGAAGTTGCACAGAAGTTGACTATCCCATAAAATTGCCGGACAAGGAAAAAACCGATTACGAAGATGACGAGTCGGTTGAAATCTTGGATGATTTTCCCACAAGCCGAAGAAGAAAAGGGGAGAGATATTCATCTTTACCATGTCCTTTGCCTccgaagaaaaaaagaaagagctATTCAAGGATGCATCCATTGACTGAAAAAGATAAAGCTATAGCTCTTCAGAGAGCAATTGCTTTCAAATCTGAAAAGCCTCACTTCAAAGTTGCCATGCAGCCCTCCTACATATTCGGCAATTTG GTTTTGCCGGCGGGGTTTGCCAAGAGACATCTTATGCATCAGCCTCATGGTAATGCCATCCTTCGTCTTCCTGACGGAGGAACTTGGTGTGTTAAACTCAAATTATATAAACAACAGAAAGTACGATTCAAGCGTGGTTGGTTGGAATTTGTAAGGGACAATAATTTGAAAACTGgagatgtgtgtgtgtttatctTGATTAAGGGCATTGAACTTGCATTTGAAGTTGTCTTTTACCGGGGTACAGAAGCTGCAAACTGCTCCTTGTCTCCAG GCGGCCATGCCAAAGGAGCTAGAGCTATGGATCAAGTAAATTGGGAAATTGGCACGTCTGGCTCTCGTGATCCTTATGCTGGAAAGGAATGCAGTGGAGGCTTGAATTTGGAAACTGGTTATGAAGACCATGATGATAAATCTTTCGATATCTTGGATGATCTGTGCCCGAGAAAATCAAGGGATAAATCACTGGTAATGCCCAAGTTGGAAGAAACTGATAAACATGATGATGATTCTAATTGTGATATTAGTAGAGATTCTGATGAAGTACAAGACGATCCAACAATACCTGAGGAGGAAGAAACAGATTATGAAGATGATGACTCGGTCAAAATCTTGGACGACTTTTCACCCTGccctagaaaaacaagggagaAATTTCCATTACCATGTCTACACAAGAAAATGAGAACATGTTCGAGTAGTAAAGCAGCGGAATGCAACACCAACTTCCCAGCAACAAAGACTCAACCTTATGAAATCAAGAAGTCATTCAGAAGCAAAGACTCATATTGCTCTAAATCAGAAGTGAAAA GAGAAGGTGATTTTTCCACAATGAAAGAAGTTGGAGGCTTGTCTAGCAGTCAAATATTCCGAAAACGAACACTTGATGTTCTTGGGAGGGAACATTCATTGACCAAAAGCGAAATAGCTCTGGCTCTTCAGAGAGCCAATGCTTTCAAATCTGAATACCCTTCATTTCCGGTTGCCATTCAACCAGCTTATATCCATAGTAGTTATCTG GGTTTGCCATATGAGTTTGTGAGGACACATCTTAACAAGCAGCGTTCAAGTAACGTAATCCTTCAGATTTTAGATGGAAGCACCTGGCCAGTTACTTTCAAATATGATGCAACACCTCGATTTCAGAATGGTTGGTCAGTGTTTGCAAGGGAAAACAACTTGAAAGTTGGTGATTTATGTGTTTTTGAATTGGTTAACCACAATGAACTTACATTTGAAGTTGTCTTTTTCCGCGCCACAGAAGCTAAAATGTGCTCCTCGTCAGCAG GCCATGGAGGAGGAGCAATTGATCAAGTTGAAATAAAGAGAAGGTCCATATGTAAAGTCAAATCAGGTTATGAAAATGGTGTGTTGCATTCTTGA